A stretch of Sphingomicrobium flavum DNA encodes these proteins:
- a CDS encoding 2-oxoacid:acceptor oxidoreductase subunit alpha, giving the protein MVSATHTLHGDEAETAGSEAVVVRFAGDSGDGMQLTGGQFTLSTALAGNDLATFPDFPAEIRAPQGTTFGVSAFQINFGSAAIETAGDQPDVLVAMNPAALKVNADALREGGLIIADTGAFTKRNLDKAGYENNPLEDESLARWKVLAFDISALTLEAVKPFGLSNKEALRSKNMWTLGLALWMFDRDRQPIIDWLNSKFAKKPEIAEANIAAINAGHAYGETAEIGGQVTQQQIAPAPAEPGLYRTVTGAEAMAVGLVAGAQLADLKMFFGGYPITPASAILHHLSRLKEYGITTFQAEDEIAAICAAIGASYAGSLGVTSSSGPGIALKGEAMGLAVMTETPLVIVNSQRGGPSTGLPTKTEQSDLYQAVYGRNGDAPLPVIAARSPADAFDCAIEACRIAVRYMTPVMLLTDGYIANAAEPWKVPDMDDYAPFPVAFAKAPQGDFTVKPYERNADGARPWIKPGTPGLEHRIGGIEKAPEFGSIDYSPKAHAQMTAERAQKVANVADTIPDQDVCLGETSGKLAMVGWGSTFGPIHQAVRRARKKGMDVSHIHIRHIAPFPKNLGDLLRSYDRIIVPEMNMGQLKTLLRDQYLVDAQPLNKVSGQPFRIAEIEAAIEEALA; this is encoded by the coding sequence ATGGTGTCAGCGACCCACACGCTACATGGGGATGAGGCCGAAACGGCTGGCAGCGAAGCCGTCGTCGTCCGCTTTGCCGGGGATTCCGGCGACGGGATGCAGCTGACAGGCGGGCAATTCACGCTCTCCACGGCTCTGGCCGGCAACGACCTTGCCACCTTCCCCGATTTCCCTGCCGAAATCCGCGCGCCCCAGGGCACCACCTTCGGCGTCTCCGCCTTCCAGATCAATTTCGGTTCTGCCGCGATCGAAACCGCAGGCGATCAGCCCGATGTGCTGGTCGCGATGAACCCGGCAGCCTTGAAGGTGAATGCCGACGCGCTGCGCGAAGGCGGCCTCATCATCGCCGACACCGGCGCCTTCACCAAGCGCAACCTCGACAAGGCCGGTTATGAAAATAACCCGCTCGAGGATGAAAGCCTCGCCCGCTGGAAGGTGCTGGCCTTCGATATCAGCGCGCTGACGCTCGAAGCGGTCAAGCCCTTCGGCCTTTCCAACAAGGAAGCGCTGCGCTCCAAGAATATGTGGACGCTGGGCCTGGCGCTGTGGATGTTCGACCGCGATCGCCAGCCCATCATCGACTGGCTCAACAGCAAGTTCGCCAAGAAGCCCGAAATCGCCGAAGCCAATATCGCCGCCATCAATGCCGGCCATGCCTATGGCGAAACCGCCGAAATTGGCGGCCAGGTCACCCAGCAGCAGATCGCGCCCGCTCCCGCCGAACCCGGCCTCTACCGCACCGTCACCGGCGCCGAAGCCATGGCCGTCGGCCTCGTTGCGGGCGCGCAGCTGGCCGACCTCAAGATGTTCTTCGGCGGCTATCCGATCACGCCCGCATCGGCGATCCTGCATCATCTCTCGCGCCTCAAGGAATATGGCATCACCACCTTCCAGGCTGAAGACGAGATCGCCGCCATCTGCGCCGCCATCGGCGCCAGCTACGCCGGCAGCCTTGGCGTCACCTCCTCCTCCGGCCCCGGCATTGCGCTGAAGGGCGAGGCGATGGGGCTTGCAGTGATGACCGAAACCCCGCTGGTGATCGTCAATTCGCAGCGCGGCGGCCCTTCGACCGGCCTGCCGACCAAGACCGAACAGTCCGATCTCTACCAGGCCGTCTATGGCCGCAACGGCGATGCGCCTTTGCCCGTCATCGCCGCGCGATCGCCCGCCGACGCCTTCGATTGCGCGATCGAGGCCTGCCGCATCGCGGTCCGCTACATGACCCCCGTCATGCTGTTGACCGACGGCTATATCGCCAATGCGGCCGAGCCCTGGAAGGTGCCCGATATGGACGACTATGCGCCGTTCCCGGTGGCATTCGCCAAGGCTCCCCAGGGCGATTTCACGGTCAAGCCCTATGAACGCAATGCCGACGGCGCGCGCCCCTGGATCAAGCCCGGCACCCCCGGCCTCGAACACCGCATCGGCGGCATCGAAAAGGCGCCCGAATTCGGCAGCATCGACTATTCGCCCAAGGCCCATGCCCAGATGACCGCCGAACGCGCCCAGAAGGTCGCCAATGTCGCCGACACCATCCCCGACCAGGACGTCTGCCTTGGCGAGACGTCAGGCAAGCTCGCCATGGTCGGCTGGGGCTCGACCTTCGGTCCCATCCACCAGGCCGTCCGCCGCGCCCGCAAGAAGGGCATGGACGTTTCGCACATCCACATCCGCCACATCGCGCCCTTCCCCAAGAATCTGGGCGACCTGCTGCGCAGCTATGACCGCATCATCGTGCCGGAAATGAATATGGGCCAGCTCAAAACGCTGCTGCGCGACCAGTATCTGGTCGATGCCCAGCCGCTCAACAAGGTCTCGGGCCAGCCCTTCCGCATCGCCGAGATCGAGGCTGCCATCGAGGAGGCATTGGCATGA
- a CDS encoding 2-oxoacid:ferredoxin oxidoreductase subunit beta, with the protein MNEVTKLTAKDWASDQEVRWCPGCGDYAVLKAVQRTMPDLDASLANTVFISGIGCSSRFPYYMASYGFHTIHGRACAVATGVKLANPDLDVWIITGDGDALSIGGNHTMHLLRRNLDCQLLLFNNEIYGLTKGQYSPTSRIGTRSPSTPYGSVDRPALPAVFALGAGARFVARGIDVNKNLPDVLKAAHAHKGAAFIEIYQNCIVYNDDVFAPFTDRSVADEKQLWLQPGERMTYAGGEKGIAFDADTKTLKVVAGDSDEVLVHDPKNRALALLLAEMPADIFPVALGILYEDPAPTFDQAVIAQNEAASEGKAADLQALVAKGQSWQVTKEPREH; encoded by the coding sequence ATGAATGAAGTGACCAAGCTTACGGCCAAGGATTGGGCCAGCGACCAGGAAGTGCGCTGGTGCCCCGGCTGCGGCGATTATGCCGTGCTGAAGGCGGTGCAGCGCACCATGCCCGATCTCGATGCCAGCCTTGCCAACACCGTCTTCATTTCGGGCATCGGCTGCTCGAGCCGCTTTCCTTATTATATGGCCTCATACGGCTTCCACACCATCCATGGCCGCGCCTGCGCGGTGGCGACGGGCGTGAAGCTCGCCAATCCCGATCTGGATGTCTGGATCATCACCGGCGATGGCGACGCGCTCTCCATCGGCGGCAACCACACCATGCACCTTTTGCGTCGTAACCTCGATTGCCAGCTCTTGCTCTTCAACAACGAGATTTACGGCCTGACCAAGGGCCAATATTCGCCCACCAGTCGCATCGGCACGCGCAGCCCTTCCACGCCTTATGGCTCGGTCGATCGCCCTGCGCTGCCCGCCGTCTTCGCGCTGGGTGCTGGTGCGCGCTTCGTCGCGCGCGGGATCGATGTGAACAAGAACCTCCCCGATGTCCTCAAGGCCGCCCACGCGCACAAGGGCGCCGCCTTCATCGAAATCTACCAGAATTGCATTGTCTATAATGACGATGTCTTCGCCCCCTTCACCGATCGCAGCGTGGCCGATGAAAAGCAGCTCTGGCTGCAGCCGGGCGAACGCATGACCTATGCCGGCGGTGAAAAGGGCATTGCCTTCGATGCCGACACCAAGACGCTCAAGGTCGTCGCTGGCGACAGCGATGAGGTCCTCGTTCACGATCCGAAGAACCGCGCACTGGCGCTGCTGCTGGCAGAAATGCCTGCCGACATCTTCCCCGTCGCGCTCGGCATCCTCTACGAAGATCCCGCACCGACCTTCGACCAGGCAGTGATCGCGCAGAACGAGGCGGCCTCCGAAGGCAAGGCGGCCGATCTGCAGGCGCTCGTCGCCAAGGGGCAGAGCTGGCAGGTGACCAAGGAACCGCGCGAACATTAG
- a CDS encoding metal-dependent hydrolase, producing the protein MDNLTHSLAGALLGQMGLKRKTALAMPTLMIAANLPDIDAISMLTGHEMLAVRRGLTHGPIALLVLPLILTAIMLAWNKWRPAKKEVRPGWLLLCAYIGCLSHPALDWLNSYGIRLLEPFSSQWFAGDTLFIIDIWVWAMLGIAFWTSWRWERRGSSIATRPAWAGFFLICGYILANGLITSSAEQQTHKVVRAQWAVEPGLVVANPVPFKFWQRRMLWRGDGQYGDGDYVLFQGPRLTGRPVPDNMADPRLAAASDDPEVAAYLFWSRMPIIVERDGRAYLADQRFNEGLTSDRFIVPLEGAADE; encoded by the coding sequence ATGGATAATCTCACGCACAGCCTGGCCGGCGCGCTTCTGGGGCAGATGGGCCTCAAGAGGAAGACGGCGCTGGCCATGCCGACGCTGATGATCGCGGCCAACCTGCCCGACATTGACGCCATCTCGATGCTGACCGGGCATGAGATGCTGGCGGTGCGCCGCGGCCTTACCCATGGGCCGATCGCGCTGCTGGTCCTGCCCTTGATCCTGACCGCCATCATGCTGGCCTGGAACAAGTGGCGTCCGGCCAAGAAGGAAGTGCGCCCCGGCTGGCTCCTGCTGTGCGCCTATATCGGCTGTCTCAGCCATCCTGCGCTCGATTGGCTCAACAGCTATGGCATCCGCCTGCTCGAACCCTTTTCCAGCCAATGGTTCGCTGGCGATACGCTCTTCATTATCGATATCTGGGTCTGGGCGATGCTGGGCATTGCCTTCTGGACCAGCTGGCGCTGGGAACGGCGCGGCTCGTCGATCGCCACGCGCCCCGCCTGGGCCGGTTTCTTCCTCATCTGCGGCTATATCTTAGCCAATGGCCTCATCACCTCCAGCGCCGAACAGCAGACGCATAAAGTGGTGCGCGCCCAATGGGCGGTCGAACCCGGGCTGGTGGTCGCCAACCCCGTGCCCTTCAAATTCTGGCAGCGACGCATGCTCTGGCGCGGCGACGGCCAATATGGCGATGGCGATTATGTCCTGTTCCAGGGGCCGCGTCTGACCGGGCGTCCGGTGCCCGACAATATGGCCGATCCGCGCCTCGCTGCCGCCAGCGACGATCCTGAGGTCGCCGCTTACCTGTTCTGGTCGCGTATGCCGATCATCGTCGAACGCGATGGTCGCGCCTACCTTGCCGATCAGCGCTTCAACGAAGGCCTGACCAGCGACCGCTTCATCGTGCCGCTGGAAGGCGCCGCCGATGAGTGA
- a CDS encoding cryptochrome/photolyase family protein: MSDAPVILWLRRDLRLSDQPALIAAAGEGPVIPVFVLDEDTPGDRKMGAASLWWLHHSLKSLADTLEEKGSRLILRKGRASDVIAAIANETGAERVHCLRHYEPWWVEAEEELAERVELCRHDGNYLLPPGTITTGSGDPYKIFTPFWNALKEKMPPPEPERRPQKIDAPSSWPDSDTLDDWGLLPTDPDWATQMAEHWTPGEEGAKRRLSSFESEASSYDGQRNLPAVDGTSSLSPHLHFGELSPAAAYNRVKNAGGSVATFLKELGWRDYAQNVIMQFPDYGSESYRDQFDKIEWRDFRSSTARDDFDAWKKGRTGYPIVDAGMRQLWAIGWIHNRVRMIVASFLIKHLLIDWREGERWFWDTLVDADYGSNSTNWQWVAGTGVDSNMFPRIMAPLSQSEKFDAADYIRQWVPELADLPDEAIHDPHDAGCAPSDYPAKRIEHKEARERALAAYQEMKSKS, from the coding sequence ATGAGTGATGCGCCCGTCATCCTCTGGCTTCGCCGCGATCTGCGGCTGTCCGATCAGCCCGCGCTCATCGCGGCGGCGGGCGAGGGGCCGGTCATCCCCGTCTTCGTCCTCGATGAAGACACGCCCGGGGACCGCAAGATGGGTGCGGCCTCGCTGTGGTGGCTCCATCACAGCCTCAAAAGCCTCGCCGACACGCTCGAGGAGAAAGGTTCGCGCCTGATCCTGCGCAAGGGCAGAGCCAGCGATGTCATTGCCGCCATCGCCAATGAAACGGGCGCAGAGCGCGTGCATTGCCTGCGCCACTACGAACCGTGGTGGGTCGAGGCGGAGGAGGAACTGGCCGAACGCGTCGAGCTGTGCCGCCACGACGGCAATTACCTGCTCCCGCCCGGCACGATCACCACGGGAAGCGGCGATCCCTACAAGATCTTCACGCCTTTCTGGAATGCGCTCAAGGAAAAGATGCCCCCGCCCGAACCCGAGCGGCGCCCGCAAAAGATCGATGCACCATCAAGCTGGCCTGACAGCGACACGCTCGACGATTGGGGCCTGCTGCCGACCGATCCCGACTGGGCGACCCAAATGGCAGAGCATTGGACGCCGGGTGAGGAGGGGGCCAAGCGCCGTCTCTCCAGTTTCGAAAGCGAAGCCTCATCCTATGATGGCCAGCGCAACCTGCCCGCGGTCGATGGCACCTCCAGTCTGTCGCCCCATCTGCACTTCGGCGAACTCTCGCCGGCGGCTGCCTATAACCGGGTGAAAAATGCGGGCGGCTCTGTCGCGACTTTCCTCAAGGAGCTTGGCTGGCGCGATTATGCGCAGAACGTCATCATGCAATTTCCCGATTATGGCAGCGAAAGCTATCGCGACCAGTTCGACAAGATCGAATGGCGCGATTTCCGCTCGTCGACCGCGCGCGATGATTTCGATGCCTGGAAGAAGGGGCGTACCGGCTATCCCATCGTCGATGCCGGGATGCGCCAGCTCTGGGCGATCGGCTGGATCCACAACCGCGTGCGCATGATCGTCGCCAGCTTCCTCATCAAGCATCTCCTGATCGACTGGCGCGAAGGCGAACGCTGGTTCTGGGATACGCTGGTCGATGCCGATTACGGCTCCAACAGCACCAATTGGCAATGGGTTGCGGGCACGGGCGTGGACAGCAACATGTTCCCGCGCATCATGGCGCCCTTGAGCCAGTCGGAAAAATTCGATGCTGCAGACTATATCCGCCAGTGGGTGCCCGAACTGGCCGACCTTCCGGATGAAGCCATCCACGATCCGCATGATGCGGGCTGCGCACCTTCGGACTATCCAGCCAAGCGCATAGAGCATAAGGAAGCGCGCGAACGGGCCCTTGCGGCCTATCAGGAGATGAAGTCCAAAAGCTGA
- a CDS encoding SAM-dependent methyltransferase, with translation MATRGDHLVRGDRGFATGEGLLGKLAAPFFARMIDQLDKRLKTGGIDGILPDGTPRRVGFHAPGPVCTFHLHSYRALARIALTGSVGLYKAWEAGEWSSPDPVPLFALFMENAASLGDTARAKGPMRWINAAAHRLRDNHLLQARENIAAHYDLGNDFYAAWLDETMSYSSAMFAPLSPAGGAGGGQGATVAHAPAPSRKREGELEAAQQRKIHALLDRLEIGEGTRLLEIGCGWGSLAIEAAKKGAKVTCLTLSAEQKGYASGKIAQLQLSDRIDIKLLDYREISGEYDAIASVEMVEAVGQAYWPAYMDCLARNLVPGGRAALQYISIRPELFPAYAQSADFIQTYIFPGGMLIDEPSFEALARERGLTWQDRHGFGMDYAETLRQWRLRYDAAVQRGELDEFSPRFHDLWRFYLMYCEGGFRGRGIDVAQVTLVKR, from the coding sequence ATGGCGACGCGCGGTGATCATCTGGTCCGGGGGGATCGCGGATTTGCGACCGGCGAGGGGCTGCTCGGCAAGCTCGCCGCGCCCTTCTTCGCGCGCATGATCGACCAGCTCGACAAGCGGCTGAAGACCGGCGGCATCGATGGCATTTTGCCCGATGGCACGCCGCGCCGCGTCGGCTTCCATGCGCCCGGACCCGTCTGCACCTTCCACCTCCACAGCTATCGCGCGCTGGCGCGCATCGCGCTGACCGGTTCGGTCGGGCTCTACAAAGCGTGGGAAGCGGGCGAATGGTCCTCGCCCGATCCGGTGCCGCTCTTCGCGCTGTTCATGGAAAATGCTGCCAGCCTTGGCGATACGGCGCGCGCCAAAGGGCCGATGCGCTGGATCAATGCCGCGGCGCACCGCCTGCGCGACAATCACCTGCTCCAGGCCCGCGAAAATATCGCCGCCCATTACGATCTCGGCAATGATTTCTACGCCGCCTGGCTCGATGAAACGATGAGCTATTCCAGCGCGATGTTCGCTCCCCTCTCGCCTGCGGGAGGGGCCGGGGGTGGGCAGGGCGCTACGGTGGCCCATGCCCCAGCCCCATCCCGCAAGCGGGAGGGGGAGTTAGAGGCCGCGCAGCAGCGCAAGATCCACGCCCTACTCGACCGGCTCGAGATTGGCGAAGGCACGCGCCTGCTCGAAATCGGCTGCGGCTGGGGCAGCCTTGCCATCGAAGCGGCCAAAAAAGGCGCAAAAGTCACCTGTCTGACCTTATCTGCAGAACAGAAAGGTTATGCCAGCGGAAAGATTGCGCAGCTGCAATTGAGTGACCGCATCGACATCAAGTTACTGGATTACCGGGAAATTTCCGGCGAATATGACGCCATCGCCTCGGTCGAGATGGTGGAAGCGGTCGGGCAGGCCTATTGGCCGGCCTATATGGATTGCCTGGCGCGCAATCTCGTCCCCGGCGGCCGCGCCGCGCTCCAATACATCTCGATCCGCCCCGAGCTGTTTCCGGCCTATGCCCAGAGCGCGGATTTCATCCAGACCTATATCTTCCCCGGCGGCATGCTGATCGACGAACCGAGCTTCGAAGCCCTGGCGCGCGAACGCGGCCTCACCTGGCAGGACCGCCACGGCTTCGGCATGGATTATGCCGAAACGCTGCGCCAGTGGCGGCTACGCTACGACGCCGCCGTCCAGCGCGGCGAGCTCGACGAATTCTCGCCCCGCTTCCACGATCTGTGGCGCTTCTACCTGATGTATTGCGAAGGCGGCTTCAGAGGCCGCGGCATCGATGTCGCGCAGGTGACGCTGGTCAAGCGCTAA
- a CDS encoding SDR family NAD(P)-dependent oxidoreductase, with product MGQELEGKLALVTGASRGIGAATAEALAAKGAHVIMVARTAKAMEEVEERIHAAGGSATLAPLDMLADGAIGKLAQAVGSRWEALDVLVLNAAVLGTLSPVEHIEGKEFAKTISLNLLANQAMIAAFDPMLRKAARANVIGVTSSVGANPRAFWGAYGASKAALDTLLGSYADENENAGRIRVQIMDPGATRTKMRRDAFPGEDADTLKGPEVVADAIVAAVLGDGPTGGRLSA from the coding sequence ATGGGACAAGAGCTTGAGGGCAAGCTGGCGCTGGTGACGGGCGCGAGCCGGGGCATTGGCGCGGCGACGGCCGAGGCGCTGGCGGCGAAGGGCGCGCATGTGATCATGGTCGCGCGCACCGCCAAGGCCATGGAAGAGGTTGAAGAGCGCATCCATGCCGCGGGCGGGAGCGCGACGCTGGCGCCGCTCGACATGCTGGCGGACGGGGCGATCGGCAAGCTGGCGCAGGCGGTAGGGTCGCGCTGGGAGGCGCTGGACGTGCTGGTGCTGAACGCTGCGGTGCTGGGCACGCTGAGCCCGGTCGAGCATATCGAGGGCAAGGAATTTGCCAAGACGATCAGCCTCAACCTGCTGGCCAACCAGGCGATGATCGCGGCCTTCGATCCGATGCTGCGCAAGGCGGCCAGGGCCAACGTCATTGGCGTGACCTCTTCGGTGGGGGCCAATCCGCGCGCCTTCTGGGGCGCTTATGGGGCGAGCAAGGCGGCGCTCGATACGCTACTGGGCAGCTATGCCGATGAGAATGAAAATGCCGGCAGGATCCGCGTCCAGATCATGGATCCGGGAGCGACGCGCACCAAGATGCGGCGCGATGCCTTTCCGGGCGAGGATGCTGATACGCTGAAGGGCCCCGAAGTGGTGGCCGATGCGATCGTCGCGGCGGTGCTGGGCGATGGCCCGACCGGAGGCCGGCTTAGCGCTTGA
- the purF gene encoding amidophosphoribosyltransferase: MLTTNPFDDDKLKEECGVFGVWGAAQASSLVALGLHALQHRGQEAAGVVSWDGKNYHQYRNMGHVAGTFDKPKVIRRLAGSAGIGHVRYSTTGDTALRNVQPLYADLAMGGFALAHNGNLSNAMTLRKELNRRGSIFQSTSDTEVIIHLLATSQKDGTVDRLTDALKRVEGAYSLVCLMPDGLVACRDPLGVRPLVMGKLGETTIFASETVALDVIGATYIRDVEPGELIIVNDDGLRSFRPFEPARARPCIFEHVYFSRPDSIIEGTSVYETRKAIGAQLAAESPCNADYVVPIPDSGVPAAIGYSQASGIPFELGIIRSHYVGRTFIQPSQDVRHLGVKLKHNANSALIAGKSIVLVDDSVVRGTTSLRLVQMMRDAGAREVHMRIASPPTRYSCFYGVDTPKRSKLIAAQMGIEGMRDYIKADSLAFITLDGLYRALGDERDANAPQRCDACFSGDYPTSLTDFESEPPEQLSLVAKS; the protein is encoded by the coding sequence ATGCTGACGACCAACCCTTTCGACGATGACAAGCTGAAAGAGGAATGCGGCGTGTTCGGCGTCTGGGGTGCCGCGCAGGCCTCCAGCCTGGTGGCGCTGGGGCTCCACGCCTTGCAGCATCGCGGGCAGGAAGCGGCAGGCGTCGTATCCTGGGACGGCAAGAATTATCACCAATATCGCAATATGGGGCATGTCGCGGGCACCTTCGACAAACCCAAGGTGATCCGCCGCCTGGCGGGTAGCGCGGGCATCGGCCATGTGCGCTATTCGACCACCGGCGATACGGCGCTGCGCAACGTGCAGCCGCTTTATGCGGACCTTGCGATGGGCGGCTTTGCGCTGGCGCATAATGGCAATCTGTCCAACGCGATGACGCTGAGGAAAGAGCTCAACCGGCGCGGGTCGATCTTCCAGTCGACCAGCGATACCGAGGTCATCATCCACCTGCTCGCGACCAGCCAGAAGGATGGCACTGTCGATCGGCTGACGGATGCATTGAAGCGAGTGGAAGGTGCCTATTCGCTGGTCTGCCTGATGCCCGACGGGCTGGTCGCCTGCCGCGATCCGCTGGGCGTGCGCCCGCTGGTGATGGGCAAGCTTGGCGAGACCACGATCTTTGCCTCGGAAACGGTAGCGCTCGACGTCATCGGCGCGACCTATATTCGCGATGTGGAGCCGGGCGAGCTGATCATCGTCAATGATGACGGGCTTCGCAGCTTCCGCCCGTTCGAGCCGGCGCGGGCGCGGCCCTGCATCTTCGAACATGTCTATTTCTCGCGCCCTGACAGCATCATCGAGGGCACCAGCGTCTATGAAACGCGCAAGGCGATCGGCGCGCAGCTGGCTGCGGAATCGCCCTGCAATGCCGATTATGTGGTGCCGATCCCCGATAGCGGGGTGCCGGCGGCGATCGGTTATAGTCAGGCCTCGGGGATCCCGTTCGAGCTGGGCATCATCCGCTCGCATTATGTCGGGCGCACCTTCATCCAGCCTTCGCAGGATGTGCGGCACCTCGGCGTGAAGCTGAAGCATAATGCCAATTCGGCGCTGATTGCGGGCAAGTCGATCGTGCTGGTCGATGACAGCGTGGTGCGCGGGACGACGTCGCTCAGGCTGGTGCAGATGATGCGCGATGCGGGCGCGCGCGAGGTGCATATGCGCATCGCCTCCCCGCCGACGCGCTATAGCTGTTTCTACGGGGTCGATACGCCCAAGCGCTCCAAGCTCATCGCGGCGCAGATGGGGATCGAGGGGATGCGCGATTATATCAAGGCGGACAGCCTGGCCTTCATCACGCTGGACGGCCTTTATCGGGCACTGGGCGATGAGCGCGATGCGAACGCGCCGCAGCGCTGCGATGCCTGCTTCTCGGGCGATTATCCGACGTCGCTGACCGATTTCGAGAGCGAGCCGCCCGAGCAGTTGAGCCTGGTGGCGAAGAGTTAG
- a CDS encoding MerR family transcriptional regulator produces the protein MLAETKTYTIGEMCEEFGVTARALRFYEDEQLIQPQRRGTQRLYSERDRARVAWVLRGKRVGFSLAEIGELLDLYDLGDKRKTQRLVTLEKCQDRIDALRSQRLDIDATIEELEGFVTLLHQQIEE, from the coding sequence ATGCTCGCAGAGACCAAGACCTACACCATCGGCGAAATGTGCGAAGAATTTGGCGTCACCGCCCGCGCGCTTCGCTTTTATGAAGATGAGCAGCTGATCCAGCCGCAGCGCCGCGGCACCCAGCGCCTTTATTCGGAACGCGATCGCGCCCGTGTCGCCTGGGTCTTGCGCGGCAAGCGGGTCGGCTTCAGCCTGGCCGAAATTGGCGAATTGCTTGACCTTTACGACCTTGGCGACAAGCGCAAGACGCAGCGCCTCGTCACCCTTGAAAAGTGCCAGGACCGCATCGACGCGCTGCGCAGCCAGCGGCTCGATATCGATGCCACCATCGAAGAACTGGAAGGGTTCGTGACCCTTCTCCATCAGCAGATTGAGGAATAA